ACCCCGGCAGCGTCGCGCACAGCCGCCGGATCAACGCCTGAAGCTTGACGTTGAAGTCCCTCGCCGCCTTGTTGTACTCCTCGTTGCAGCCGCCGCCGGCGAGCGCGTTGGTGGTCCGCTCGAGCGGCAGGCAGCCGATGGCGCCGAGGCTGGTGAAGGAAATCTTGCGCGCCCCCAGGTGGTAGATCGCCCGCAAGAACTCCTCCGCCCGGTCGATCAGGAAGTCCTCGTACTCCTCCACCGTGAACTGCCGGTACCGGCCGGTCACGAGCAGGAAGTAGTTCTCCAAGAAGTCGTTGGTGCCGATGCTGACGATGTACACCGCCTCGTGGATGATGTACCTCGCCTGCGCCTGCCCGGCGTATCGCCGGAGCCGCCGATGGTACTCCTTGAAATATTCCACCTCCTTCCATAAGGGAATCACGGACTAAATTGCAACGGAAACAAACAAATGCGTCAGAATTAGTGATTAATTAATTGGTAAATTCGATTCTAAATTGTCTTGCTGATTGCGACCGCTGCAGAGGAGACTTACAAGCACGTCGGAGGTCGCATTGTCAAGGCCGGTGCCGGCGGAGGCGAAGCAGACGCCCCTGGCGAAGTCCTTGATGGAGTATTCAGGGTCGAGGTAGGCCGGGACGAGTGGCGGCAGTCCGAGGGCCTCGGAGATGAAGTCGGGAGCGAGTCGGCCGTTGCAGAAGCGCCCGGTGGGGCGGCCGCCGACGAAGTCGCGGCCGTAGGGCCGAAAGTTGCTCTTCAAGACGGTGCTGATCTGGTTGTTGTTCCCGGTGTCGACGGTGGAGTCGCCGAAGACGATGACGGCGGGGATGCGGGCGGAGGCGACGGCAGAACAGGGGAggcagaggaggaggagaaggaggaaaggAATCCCCATAGTCTCGGCTGCCGGCCggctacaaaaaaaggaaagatggTCCGGCGATGGAGAGATGTAGCTTTAGATTTGGTTCCGTTTGGTTTGACGATCATTGAATAAATATGCGTCGTCAATTGGGGAAGTTGAGGAATTGATTGAGAGTATTTATTGTTATCGATGGCACTGTTCTTCAAGGGCATGCATGACCCTCCGTAGAACAAAATTCAATTATTGTTCATTGATTGAGTGGCATCCCTTCGTAGCTTGCTCAAGCTGGATGCAGCTTTCCTGGAGACAACGTCATCTGGCTCAAACGCAACTAACCTTTCAGCTATTGAAGCTGGAATTCACTTCTCTCAATTTGGAGATTGGGATCTCTGAGGTTTTATTGTGATCGCTCTCCCAGCGTCCCGGAATTCGTTCAGTGTCCTGGAACTGAAGAAAGAGAGGTCTTCTGTTAGATGGTGTATATATTTACTCTGCTCTTTATGATCGTTCTACTGAATCCTGTGTGATCTGATCACCTACGGTTTTTTCATCTCCTTCCCTAATTCAATTTTGATGGTGAAATGGTTAAACTAAGGCGTGAGTTTCGATCCAAAGGAATGATCTTGAGCACCAATTTATCGACAGTGTTTTATTAAATTAATACAAAATGCATAGGCCTTCGAAAAGGCCATAAACCTATTTCAGTAGTTCCACAGTTCTTCAGCACACCATAAGCCAAGCTTAAATTAATTGATATGaccaatttaaatttaatctaattaaaataGTTAAATGAATTCAAATCCATCAAACCCCATAAATATTCTATTGTTCTCCCGAACCTTTAGGCCccttcattaattatcataatAAAAAACAACAAATCCGCCACCTAAATTAGGTAAGCACGGGAGTTAACATCATAGTGCAGCaactataaatcatatttattacCAAGTGCATATGATACGGTGCATATTTTATGGAGTCAGTATAATGATGTGATTATAAGTCAATATCACAAGagagtcagaagtcaagctgacaTGAAGGTCAgaaaggtcagaagtcaagtctCCGTGGTTGGTTAGCAGTCAAGCTGAGGTGGAGAGCagagaggtcaaaagtcaagcttacgtgggcGAAGTCAAAGTCTCAACTGACGGGACGGTTAAAGGAGGGGAGTATAAGACCAGCCCTGATAGTGGGCAATAAATGGGCCCGCGGGCCAGAAATAGCTGAGGATTGAGACTACAAGTTAATTAAAGGTCGGGTTACAGACctgacgtgcaggtcgggacatccaagtcaTAAATAGCAGCGAATAATAAACGGGTTTGAACACAGACCCAGCGTATAGGTCGGGATGTCCAAGTCAAGGATCAAAGGTCtggcacagacccagcgtgcaggtcgggacatctaaGTCGAGGATCAAAGGTCtggcacagacccagcgtgcaggtcgggacatccaagccaatgATCaaaggtctggacacagacccaaCGTGCAGTTCGGAACATCCAAGTTATGGATAGCAGCAAATAGAAAacgggtctggacacagacccaacgtgtaggtcgggacatccaagccatggatagcagcaAATAGTAAACGGGTTTGGACACAAACCCAGCGTATAGGTCGGGATGTCCAAGTCAAGGATCAAAGGTCTGGCACAGAttcagcgtgcaggtcgggacatccaagccaaggatcaaaggtctggacacagactcaacgtgcaggtcgggacatccaagccaaggatcacaggtctggacacagacccagTGTGtgggtcgggacatccaagctaAGGATCACAGGTCTGGACAAAGACTTGACGTGCatgtcggaacgtacaagccatggataataacaTATAGAAACAGGTCGGACGCGCAGATCGGGAGGCACATGCCATGGATAATAACAAATAGAATCAGGTCGGGGGTACAAATCTCGAACCACAGACTCGTCATCCAAACACTATAAGACAAATAAACCAAGGAATCATAACAGCTTGCCAGAGAATGTCGGGGAATAATAAGCCTGTCAAGGAATATTCTCACAGTCACAACTCACTATCCCTTTTGATTCCATCGCCAGCCTATGAAAAGGGGCCACCTGTCATCCACCGCCAGACACcacctgacagccgacattccctgacacccgtcagacccagaaactttcgttgcagtataaaaagggatgctttgtctctttcgcaggtacactcactcgtcatttctcactagtctttacttttcgtctttTCTCTATGatttctggagaaaaagtacctgacttgagcgtcggagggcctgactcgaagactttttccctggtttctggtctctaacgactggtggattggtctgagtgtgcgcagagcaacAGTGTCATCGTCCTGGTCATTTATCGCCTTCGGCCGCCCGTGTGAACTTTTCCAGGAGGGTACCCTGTAGATCCAGCGTTTCAACGATTCTTCGTCAACTTTCCGCACAATAAGACCCGCCCTCATCCAActtagcttccggacgggatcaattaTGATTCAAACTCAAGTCAATATTAAtcaataatatattataataataattagttatatttattttcataaaaaaaatagatccaTTAAGATAACGTCTCTTAGTGTCGACGAATATAGCGAAGATAAATTTTAAGTCgttaattcttaaaaatttacGTTAGAGATACCCTTCGTGTACCATCTGCACAATGGCAGTTATATTTATTTTCATGGTGCCATGTAGTTaggtaaaatattttaaaaatttttaataaagaGTTCAAATCTCAGTTAGCAACAAGGTTAATCCACCTTTGCCCCAGGTCGCGGTGAAATGCGATAAATCTTAAATAATTGCTCAAGTATCTATTGTTCcagtatgataaaaaaaattctagaatGTTGACTGTGAGGAGCcgtttatgtttttaaatttgcATAATGGTGGGTATGCGAGGCCGATCTGTCCATCTCCCACGCTAGTTAGACCGAAAGGCCATCTAAATTATCAAAAACCATTTCTAGCTCAAGTCAAAATGTTAACGTCTAACTTTACTTTTGGACAGTTCGGATCGTCTGCACCACAAATCCCTGCTCCATCCCTGCACCACAAATCCCATATAAAATGTTATCACGTGAACAGCACGTGAGCTCGTGCTGGACCACAAACTCATGCGAAACGCAATCCCTAGCCTCTCCATCGTCCCGCGATCGCGACAGTCGCCGGTTTACCTACTAAaacgaagaggaggaggaggagccctaacctcacgccggcGACGGAAGCCTCTCTCTACCACAGCAGTCCCGACGGCGGAAAACCTTCACGCCCACATATTTCCCAACCCTAACCCCTCGCGTCCCCGACGGCGCGCGGCGTCCGCGACGGCCTCCAACGGCCCCGACTCACGCAGAAATCCAACTGAGGTCCAGCCCTGCCCGGCGACCAGCGACACCCAAGCTCTGCCGCCCTGATTTCAACTGTTGGTACATCTTTTGAGCTTTCCTCAGTGTCATCTTTCCTTTAGGGAACTATATGGTACAATTGATCAGCTTGCTATATCAGCTTTCCTTCAGTGTCAGCTATTATCAGATGGCACTCCAAAAAGAAAATTGATCAGCTTGCTATATACGTATCTATATGTGTTTGTTGCATGTTTATATTGCTATATGTGTTTGTTGCATGCACATGAAAGTTTTGACAAAGAAAATGCTGCACAGATGCAGTACTCAGTGCACAAAAATGCTGCACAGATACAGTATTCAGTGCACATAAGTATGGACATTTGATACCTATTTTGGTTCTCGTTAATAACTATTCTTGGTGGGATCTGGAGCATTTGATAACTAAATAGAAGTGCAGTAATTTGACATAAAATTGTTGTTTTTATATGCTTCTTTtgtgttaattttttttccataATCCATTCGATTTTATAGGATCAAAGTAATTATCATGGAGGGTGAATCTACAAGTTGTCGTCGTTTGAATTTTGAAGGAAATGAGGATATTCACGAAGGTAACTTTGATGTTATTGATGAaggtaataagaatcatattgggaATGTATTGAGCTTCATTATATGAAagtttcctttttagtcattttgctttgtttgtttgattGTATAGGCTTGAATATTGAAACAGATTTGGATATACCACAAATAGGAATGGAATTTGAGACAGAAGAATatgcatatcaattttatttggcatATGCTAAAAAGGTTGGATTTGGTGTAAGGAAAGGTAGAATCCATAAGGATGAATCGGGTAAATTACTTGATAGGATTTTTTGTTGTTGTGCCCAaggtaaaagaggaaaagacaaaCGAGATCTTTATGTCAAAGCAAGTCGTGATGAAACAAGGTTTGGTTGTGACGCTAAGATGAAGATTTGTAATCGGAAAAAAAGCAAGTTTACTGTGGTACAGtttgttaaagagcataatcattatctcTCAAGTCCAAACAAAACACATCTCTATAGAAGTCATAGGAATATATCTTCTTCTGCAGCGATACAGATTGAGATGGCTAGTGATGTGGGAATTCCCCCAaaagcatctcatgatcttatggtgaGGCAAGTTGGTGGGAGGGAGAATTTAGGATTTATTCCTGTGGATTATAAAAACTACTTGCGATCCAAAAGAACAATAAATATGAGAATTGGGGATACAGGGGGTGTATTGGAATATCTGCAGAAAATGCAGTTCgatgatcctaatttttttttatgctatccaagttgatgaagatgatttgattactaatattttttggtCTGATGCTAAGATGAGAGCTGATTATGCTAATTTTGGAGATGTTGTTTGCTTTGACACAACCTACAGAAAGAACAATGAAGGTCGACCAATTGCATTGTTTGTAGGTGTTAATCATCATAAACAATCTATACTTTTTGGCGCcgctttattatatgatgaaaccAGTTTGACTTTTGAGTGGTTATTTGATACATTAACTAGAGCTATGGGTGAGAAAAAGCCAACTACTATTCTTACAGATCAAGATGCAGCAATGGCAAAGGCGTTAGCTTCCAGATGGCCTGAAACACATCATCGTTTGTGCATTTGGCATATTTAtcaaaatgctgccatacatttgagtGGAGTTTTTTCTATGTTTAGAGACTTTGCTAAAGATTTTTCCTCatgtatatatgattttgatgaagaggaagattttatttcagcATGGAACATGATGTTAACCAAATATGCACTTGAAGACAATGATTGGTTGAGGCGCATGTACAACATCAAGGAAAAATGGGCTTTAGTATATGGACGACAAATGTTTTGTGCGGATatgactacaacccaaagaagtgagagcatgaatagTATTGTGAAAAAGTATGTCACTTATAAACACAAGTTTTTAGACTTCTTCAGTCACTTCCAAAGACTCCTTGATGATCGTCGATATGAGGAATTAAAAGCTGATTTCAAATCAAATACAACTATTCCCTATTTAATGTTTCCAATTGAGATTCTAAAGCATGCTAGTGAAATTTATACTCCTGAGGTATACAAGTGTTTTCAACAGGAATGGTGCTTATCTCATGATTCTAATCTAGAAATTTGTGAGGATGTTGATACATTTACAAAATATAAAGTTACTCCTCACAAAAAGAAAAACCATCATATAGTTACACTTGATAAGAAGTGTGAAAAAATTGAGTGTAGCTGTAGAAAATATGAATTTGTTGAAATTTTGTGTTCTCATATTCTGAAAATATTTAcatggaaaaatatcatgaagatcCCAAGTGATTATGTATTGAAAAGGTGGACAAGAAAAGCAAAAATTGGATATTTTGGAGTTAATGATTCAATGACTAACAAtgctagtttggatccaaaagTACTTCAAAACATGCGTTACAAAGAGTTGTGTGGGTTGAATGTTCAATTGGTTACCAAGGCAGCAGAAAGGGATGACACTTACATGTTTGTTAAAGATGCTATGTTGAGCTTGTGTAAGATAGTGGATGATAAGTTACAAGGTAATGCATCAAATGTCCAACAAACAAATGTGAGCCAAGCATCCTGGGAATTTGATTATGGTGAAGGGAACTCTACTGGAGTGAAaggaattaaaatgaaaaaaaaaacagtgtCAGGTAAGAGGTTGAAAGGTGGGTTGGAGAAAatttcaaggaaaagaaaagcagcgaggaaaacaaatcaaacttcaaCAATTGTAATGGTTTCTATTCCATAACTTTGCAAATTTTgtttatttggtattatttgtTGTAACTtaaatcattctatttttttataacaCAGGGTGTAGATCAAAGTATTTCCACCGTGGGCAACGTACAATGTGATCGGATCATTCATCAAGTTggtatttaatttacttatgttaatctaagataatttattttatagctatctaagattgtattttatttttttgttttagccTATAAATTCTGTGTCAACAATTGGTAGCTCTGTTGCTAGTTTCAATATGAGTGAGACTCAATTTCCACCATTATTGTCATCACAACTTTCTCAGGTATATATACATCTTAGTTATCACAAGTTTTTTTAATTCTGATTGAAATTTATAATAGATACTGTTGCATTGGTGGGTGATATTGGTAAGCAATAATGACATGTTTAGACAAAAATCAAGAATATAATGATAAAATCAGAGAGACCTAAATCATGTTTAATCTCAGTCATGTAGAAGTTGAGGTCAGGATTGGAATAATACAAGTTTCGACTGGAATTATACATGTTTAATCCCATGAAAATCATCCCTACTGGAATTATTGTTTCGACTTCCTAATAGTTTACAGTTGTTTACTGTTATAGGTGCAATTCCCATTTGTGCAGTTTGCTGGACCACCTCCTGCGGCCTCGTCCCCTTAGACATCAACGATCTCATTTGGGTATGCATAATGTTTTTTTCGTTCTACTTTATAATATATAACTTGCGATTTGACTGACTGCATGCTGATTAGTGATATCTAATTGTGAATCTGTATTTTGTCATTGCTAGCTTGCAATTGAATGTGGAGTTGGTATTGATGTTCTTGTACTATGTTTTGTCGATAAGAAGGATAAAAGCTTGCCGATGGATTCTCTCGTGCTCCTTTTGCCGTTGTTGTGGTAAGTTTCTTTGATCAAGCATGCCTTATTTGCAATTTCGTGAGTACTTGTCAATGCCCAGTATGCCTTATTTTTATTGCACATaccctaaaaaaaaaataacaggtTCTTACATCTGATAATATTATCTGATCCCATTTCCATCCTGCTTCTGTAGGCTATGTCTGGAGTTTTGCTAGCGTGCATACCTCTGGGATAACTATTCTTTTTCCACCGAAAAAGAAAGACAATATTATAGGCCATGTCTGGAGTTTTGCTGGCGTGTTATATTTTTTGTTATGTCTTGTTGGTGAACAGATATTAGAATATGAAGGTAGCATATACTTCTTTAACTGATAGTTTGCTGTTGGAATTTATTGTTGCAGTTagttttaatgtattttttttttacaataagtGTATCATGATTCACTTTAACTGATAGTTTGTTGTTGGAATTTGTTTTTGGACATAAATTTGCCCTATTTTTGGACATATATTCACTGCATCATGAAGCGGTGTTTTGCAATACTTTTGGTTTGTTGTTATCCTGATCATGTCCATGGGAATACAATTTGTCACAAACGTTTTCCCCTTTGATTTTCCTTATTTTTCAATAACTCCCTAGGGAACTTAACAAGCTTTATCGTTAAGAATTAACAAGCTTTAATgcggtgaagatgtgtgtggatggaacctggaagaagatcttagggaacttaaCAAGCTTTATCTAAATACTAGAAGTGATTGAGGCACAAAatgagttgtgccactggattggtcagccgaccgatccagtcgcgaacagagagttagcctCTGATTAtggatcggttagccgaccgatccaagTGCGAACAGTGAGcaccgaagctcactgatcggtcagccgaccgatcagtgtgctcctggatcggtcggtagaccgatctagccgcatacagaagcgatgtagcgtatggatcggtcagccgaccgatccaggtgcgaacAGTGAGcaccgaagctcactgatcggtcagccacccgatcagtgtgctcctggatcggtcggtagaccgatccagccgcatacagaagcgatgtagcgtatggatcggtcagccgaccgatccaggtgcgaacAGTGAGcaccgaagctcactgatcggtcagccgaccgatcagtgtgctcctggatcggtcggtagaccgatccagccgcatacagaagagATGTAGCGTATGGAtctgtcagccgaccgatccaggtgtgaaCAGTGAAcaccgaagctcactgatcggtcagccaagGGGCTTCCTTAATGCATTAGAGGTAGTCAAGGAATAAAAGACATTTTTAATGCCAGCATCCATAAGAAGTGAATTGATGCCCAGAAGTCTTTCGGTAGTTGGTGATACGGTGAGGACAAATCATTTGTAGCAAAAGTTGATTTGGTAGACAATAATTTTGTacagaaaataataaaatctctGGAAGGAGCTTTCCCTCAACCAAACACACGAGCAGATGTTTCCTGGATAATATTAGTTTTCCTACTAAATTTCAGCTAATCCTAATAGATATAATGCGCATGCCTCTCCTTTGTCTCTTCAGCACGTTAAAAATATGCAACCG
This window of the Zingiber officinale cultivar Zhangliang chromosome 3B, Zo_v1.1, whole genome shotgun sequence genome carries:
- the LOC121968071 gene encoding GDSL esterase/lipase At4g26790-like, yielding MGIPFLLLLLLCLPCSAVASARIPAVIVFGDSTVDTGNNNQISTVLKSNFRPYGRDFVGGRPTGRFCNGRLAPDFISEALGLPPLVPAYLDPEYSIKDFARGVCFASAGTGLDNATSDVLSVIPLWKEVEYFKEYHRRLRRYAGQAQARYIIHEAVYIVSIGTNDFLENYFLLVTGRYRQFTVEEYEDFLIDRAEEFLRAIYHLGARKISFTSLGAIGCLPLERTTNALAGGGCNEEYNKAARDFNVKLQALIRRLCATLPGFRLRYAPVYDGLLRIIANPSTYGIENVIAGCCATGLFEMGYLCNQWNDLTCPDANSYIFWDAFHPTEKINRIMAEQTLKTSLAEFI